One Vespa crabro chromosome 1, iyVesCrab1.2, whole genome shotgun sequence genomic region harbors:
- the LOC124428370 gene encoding uncharacterized protein LOC124428370: MRDIKQIESVLVSMSIAAPHNRIIDVHETIFHITSTVHFIVIVAILIIGLCQKEALKLCAKKINEIDKTLQALGSSTSFNNIYNRTLRDITIIIIYLFVFFMIKVVGQILKNWPFIKPLKICSFIFLHTYSFMVEFLLVIEFLTIVRCIKSEFQRANELLADISVLPISSIASELFEHREADGSFSIERALPVDSKKLFIVAPSLRQRQSQLQISSHKINRSRMLLRTIRQIHLELYRVSNNLSNMYGIQISLEMAMCIMLNTYVLYNFYVTYKEEISNTHELIFQFIRSLLLFLQHSTKIFFVNYFCDKTTKEVEVFSLQMMRHHNAYTAFGLYNLNCKHICSCIAIITTYMVIMIQVTDSVKGKS, from the exons ATGAGAGATATCAAACAAATAGAGAGCGTTCTTGTCTCGATGAGTATCGCAGCGCCAC ACAACAGAATAATTGATGTACACGAaactatatttcatattacatCTACCGTACATTTTATAGTGATAGTTGCGATACTTATAATAGGATTATGTCAAAAGGAG GCATTGAAATTATGTGCTAAGAAGATAAACGAGATCGATAAAACGCTTCAAGCATTAGGCTCATCAACATCTTTCAACAACATTTACAATAGAACATTAAGGgacataacgataattatcatttatttgttcgtcttttttatgataaagGTCGTAGggcaaattttaaaaaattggcCGTTTATTAAGCCGTTAAAAATATGTTCCTTCATATTTTTACATACGTATAGTTTTATGGTTGAATTTTTACTGGTGATCGAATTCCTTACCATTGTGAG GTGTATCAAATCGGAATTtcaacgagcgaacgaacttCTTGCCGACATCAGTGTTCTACCTATTTCTTCTATTGCTTCGGAATTATTTGAACACAGAGAAGCTGATGGTTCTTTTTCTATAGAACGAGCTCTTCCTGTCgattcgaaaaaattatttatcgttgcACCGTCATTAAGACAAAGGCAGTCGCAATTACAAATTTCGAGTCacaaaataaatagaagtaGAATGTTGTTACGAACAATCAG ACAGATTCATCTGGAATTATACAGAGTATCCAACAATCTTAGTAATATGTATGGCATACAGATATCCCTAGAAATGGCAATGTGTATTATGCTCAACACATATGtgctatataatttttatgtgaCATACAAGGAAGAAATAAGTAACACTCACgaattgatttttcaattcattagatcgcttttgttgtttttacAACATTCGACTaagatttttttcgttaattatttttgtgaCAAAACAACAAAAGAG GTAGAAGTATTTTCTTTGCAAATGATGCGACATCATAACGCTTATACCGCATTCGGtttatataatcttaattGCAAACACATTTGTTCg TGCATTGCCATTATAACGACATACATGGTTATCATGATACAAGTAACCGATTCAGTAAAAGGAAAGTCATAA
- the LOC124428428 gene encoding putative gustatory receptor 2a, with amino-acid sequence MGLYRSEALKLCAKKIDEVDKTLQVLGSSTSFNSIYKRTIMDIMIVIIYLCIKSEFKRVNELLADINMLPVSSVISELFEHREADGSFSIERSLPVDSKKLFIVAPSLRQRQSQLQISSHKINKSRMLLRTIRQVHLELYRVSNNLSNMYGIQISLEMAMCVMIDIIVLYRLYAKYREKSRNMYEMIFEFIHTIFLCLQYSTKIFIINYICDKTTKEAERTNEIIHTFYGQNTDFEIQKEIEIFSLQMMQCRNVFSAYGLYNLNCKHICSCIGIITTYMVIMIQVTDSMIGE; translated from the exons ATGGGATTATATCGGAGCGAG GCATTGAAATTATGTGCTAAAAAGATAGACGAAGTTGATAAAACGCTTCAAGTATTAGGCTCATCAACATCTTTCAACAGTATTTACAAGAGAACGATAATGGACATAATGATCgttatcatttattt GTGCATCAAATCGGAATTTAAACGAGTGAACGAACTTCTTGCCGATATCAATATGCTGCCTGTTTCTTCTGTTATTTCGGAATTATTTGAACACAGAGAAGCTGATGGTTCTTTTTCTATAGAACGATCTCTTCCTGTCgattcgaaaaaattatttatcgttgcACCGTCATTAAGACAAAGGCAGTCGCAATTACAAATTTCGAGtcacaaaataaataagagtagAATGTTGTTACGAACAATCAG ACAGGTTCATCTGGAATTATACAGAGTATCCAACAATCTTAGTAATATGTATGGCATACAGATATCCCTAGAAATGGCAATGTGTGTTATGATTGACATAATTGTGTTATATAGACTTTATGCGAAGTATCGGGAGAAATCACGTAACATGTACGAAAtgatttttgaatttattcacACAATTTTCTTATGTTTACAATATTCGACAAAgatctttataattaattacatctGTGATAAAACAACAAAAGAG GCTGAACGCACCAACGAAATTATTCATACATTTTATGGGCAAAATACGGATTTCGAGATACAAAAGGAG atagaaatattttctttacaaatgATGCAATGTCGTAACGTGTTTTCCGCTTACGGtttatataatcttaattGCAAACACATTTGTTCG tGTATCGGCATTATAACGACATACATGGTTATCATGATACAAGTAACCGATTCAATGATAGGAGAATGA
- the LOC124428803 gene encoding putative gustatory receptor 28a — protein MPTITFVGNTFFYIITIFDDITRRKEILDISTRVQATVVGKIITRFRFINNAFVYIIVIFAGISRRKWIKLFVKQLEICTREIDKLNVPKNYSSLFLYQCIIGVYIKINFGQLNSVLQSMLRTTIDSPQHKRVLRMKDNWEDDSSLSTVYQIYKANENIVKLKRIKRIHFELLKCARIINEAYEIRILTSISSCVIFTITFLYSLYAISITNNYDNWMNEFCSHFYWILYFVIKIFAINNICEITMAENTGDILYELYEPSTSKKFRDEIRDFMFQLIQNRLTFTACRFYDLDRTFIYSAIGSITTYLVILIQVGDKPKVFLNNTNYNLTLGI, from the exons ATGCCCACAATTACATTTGTTGGTAACACCTTTTTCTATATCATAACAATTTTCGATGATATAACGAGGAGAAAG gAAATATTGGATATTTCTACGCGTGTTCAAGCAACAGTAGTGGGAAAAATAATCACCAGATTTCGGTTTATTAATAATGCCTTTGTCTATATCATAGTAATTTTTGCTGGTATTTCGAGAAGAaag TGGATTAAATTGTTCGTAAAACAATTGGAAATTTGTACACGAGAAATTGATAAACTGAATGTACCGAAGAattattcctctctttttctttatcaatgtATCATAGgagt atatataaaaatcaactTTGGTCAATTGAATAGTGTACTTCAAAGTATGCTGAGAACAACTATCGATTCTCCACAACATAAGAGAGTGCTCCGAATGAAAGATAATTGGGAAGATGATTCTTCGTTATCTACTGTTTATCAAATATACAAAGCGAATGAGAACATCGTGAAATTAAAGAGAATCAA GAGAATCCATTTTGAATTATTGAAATGTGCCAGAATTATAAACGAAGCTTATGAAATACGAATTCTTACATCAATATCTTCATGCGTCATATTtactattacatttttatacagTCTATACGCTATTTCAATTACAAACAATTATGACAATTGGATGAATGAGTTCTGTTCGCATTTCTAttggattttatattttgtcatCAAGATTTTTGCAATAAACAACATATGTGAGATAACAATGGCAGAA AACACTGGAGATATTCTTTACGAATTGTATGAACCTTCGACCAGCAAGAAATTTCGTGATGAG ATTCGTGATTTTATGTTTCAACTAATTCAAAATCGTTTGACGTTTACCGCCTGCAGATTCTATGATCTAGAtcgtacatttatatatagt GCGATAGGTTCGATTACTACCTatctcgttattcttattcaagTTGGAGATAAACCTaaagtatttttaaacaatacgaattataatttaacgTTAGGAATATaa
- the LOC124428858 gene encoding putative gustatory receptor 28b: MLYHISLHATNTGDILCELYEPSICKEFRAEIRNFTLQLIQNPLSFTTCGFFYLDYTLIHGAIGLIITYIVILIQIGDKPKILSNNMYSNSTSMI; this comes from the exons atgttatatcatatttctttACATGCGACAAATACCGGAGATATCCTTTGTGAATTGTACGAACCGTCAATTTGCAAGGAATTTCGTGCTgag ATTCGTAACTTTACTCTACAACTTATTCAAAATCCGCTGTCATTTACAACTTGTGGTTTCTTTTATCTCGATTATACATTGATACATGGT gCAATTGGTTTGATTATTActtatatcgttattcttattcaaaTTGGAGATAAACCTAAAATATTGTCTAACAATATGTATTCTAATTCAACGTCGATGATAtga